A genomic segment from Streptomyces antibioticus encodes:
- a CDS encoding non-ribosomal peptide synthetase, translating into MAISSTRTIADLLLRAAENHPGSGLLYARGDAGPDGSWLQPYPELVDEARRVLTGLRARGLAPRDNVVLLLERPQEFLPAFWACLLGGFVPVPMAPLGGDPERWAAQLGHVNTLLDRPLIVTTETLAAELPQVEGLGVTPLSGLYATEPAAAPYEADPEDTALLVLTSGSTGNSKAVRLTHANLLASMAGKNGHHRLGPDDVSLNWVSFDHVAALLECHLLPLYAGATQLHVEAAVVLGEPLEFLRLISRHGVTMTFTPNFLLGLLNAAADRLEETGPVDLSRLRHIISGGEAVVRTTGETFLHRFAAHGLRPDALWPAFGMTETCAGSIYSRTFPAFDQGQEFANLGTPVEGLRLRIVDEHDRELGPGETGELQLTGPMITPGYHNNEQATRDAFTADGWFRSGDLGRLDDGRLTLVGRSKDSVIVNGVNYFSHDIESVLEQLDGVARSYVAAFPTRAPGSDTEQLVVAFHPETADGDELALYRVLSAVRSGVVMHWGFRPALILPLPKDAFPKTSLGKIQRALMRKRLEAGAYRETTDAVADLVLRRLGGYTAPEGDTERILARIYAEMFDTDPEKLSATANFFDLGGTSLDILRLRSLVAQRLGAHDLQIITVLTAPTVRELAARLGEDVGAERPYDPIVPMQVVGDKTPLFCVHPGVGEVLVFVNLAKYFVGDRPFYALRARGFNPGEKPFESFEEMVSTYVDAIRAKQPHGPYAVAGYSYGGAVAFEIAKVLEAQGERVDFVGSFNLPPHIKYRMNELDFVETAANLAFFLALIDKKQSLDLPGQLRHLTREEQLARFIDLAPPARLAELDLTLEKFTAWATLADGLTDLGRTYAPSGSVRTMSVFYAIPLRGTKEDWLNNELSRWDEHCPDVRYLDVPGEHYTLMGPHHVAVFQSVLRRELDRALGDAG; encoded by the coding sequence ATGGCCATTTCATCGACCCGGACCATCGCGGACCTCCTGCTGCGGGCCGCCGAGAACCACCCCGGATCCGGCCTCCTCTACGCCCGGGGCGACGCCGGACCGGACGGCTCATGGCTCCAGCCGTATCCCGAACTCGTCGACGAGGCCCGCCGGGTCCTCACCGGCCTGCGCGCCCGCGGCCTCGCCCCGCGCGACAACGTCGTCCTGCTCCTGGAGCGCCCGCAGGAGTTCCTGCCCGCGTTCTGGGCCTGTCTCCTCGGCGGCTTCGTGCCCGTCCCGATGGCACCCCTCGGCGGCGACCCCGAGCGCTGGGCCGCCCAGCTCGGCCATGTGAACACCCTCCTGGACCGGCCGCTGATCGTCACCACCGAGACCCTCGCCGCCGAACTCCCGCAGGTGGAGGGCCTCGGCGTCACCCCGCTGTCCGGCCTGTACGCCACCGAGCCCGCCGCCGCCCCGTACGAGGCCGACCCCGAGGACACCGCCCTGCTGGTGCTGACCTCGGGCTCCACCGGCAACTCCAAGGCCGTCCGCCTCACCCACGCCAACCTGCTCGCCTCCATGGCCGGCAAGAACGGCCACCACCGGCTCGGCCCCGACGACGTCTCCCTCAACTGGGTCTCCTTCGACCATGTGGCCGCCCTCCTCGAATGCCATCTGCTGCCCCTGTACGCGGGCGCCACCCAACTGCACGTCGAGGCCGCCGTCGTCCTCGGCGAGCCCCTGGAGTTCCTGCGGCTGATCTCCCGGCACGGCGTCACCATGACCTTCACCCCCAACTTCCTGCTGGGGCTGCTGAACGCCGCCGCCGACCGGCTGGAGGAGACCGGCCCCGTCGACCTGTCCCGGCTGCGCCACATCATCAGCGGCGGTGAGGCCGTCGTCCGCACCACCGGCGAGACCTTCCTGCACCGCTTCGCCGCCCACGGACTGCGCCCCGACGCCCTGTGGCCCGCCTTCGGCATGACCGAGACCTGCGCCGGCTCCATCTACTCCCGGACGTTCCCCGCCTTCGACCAGGGCCAGGAGTTCGCCAACCTCGGCACCCCGGTGGAGGGCCTGCGGCTGCGGATCGTCGACGAGCACGACCGCGAACTGGGCCCGGGCGAGACCGGTGAACTCCAGCTCACCGGGCCCATGATCACCCCGGGCTACCACAACAACGAGCAGGCCACCCGGGACGCCTTCACCGCCGACGGCTGGTTCCGCAGCGGCGACCTCGGCCGTCTCGACGACGGCCGCCTCACCCTCGTCGGGCGCAGCAAGGACAGCGTCATCGTCAATGGCGTCAACTACTTCAGCCACGACATCGAGAGCGTCCTCGAGCAGCTCGACGGCGTCGCCCGCTCCTACGTCGCCGCCTTCCCCACCCGCGCCCCCGGCAGCGACACCGAGCAACTCGTCGTCGCCTTCCACCCGGAGACCGCCGACGGCGACGAACTCGCCCTGTACCGGGTGCTGTCGGCGGTGCGCTCCGGGGTCGTCATGCACTGGGGCTTCCGCCCCGCGCTGATCCTGCCGCTGCCCAAGGACGCCTTCCCCAAGACCAGCCTCGGCAAGATCCAGCGCGCCCTGATGCGCAAACGCCTGGAGGCCGGCGCCTACCGGGAGACCACCGACGCGGTCGCCGACCTCGTCCTGCGCCGCCTCGGCGGATACACCGCCCCCGAGGGCGACACCGAGCGGATCCTCGCCCGGATCTACGCCGAGATGTTCGACACCGACCCGGAGAAGCTGAGCGCCACCGCCAACTTCTTCGACCTGGGCGGCACTTCCCTGGACATCCTGCGGCTGCGCAGCCTGGTCGCCCAGCGGCTCGGCGCGCACGACCTCCAGATCATCACCGTGCTCACCGCCCCCACCGTCCGCGAACTCGCCGCCCGGCTCGGCGAGGACGTCGGCGCCGAACGGCCCTACGACCCGATCGTCCCCATGCAGGTCGTGGGCGACAAGACCCCGCTGTTCTGCGTCCACCCGGGCGTCGGCGAGGTCCTCGTCTTCGTCAACCTCGCCAAGTACTTCGTGGGCGACCGGCCGTTCTACGCGCTGCGGGCCCGCGGCTTCAACCCGGGGGAGAAGCCCTTCGAGAGCTTCGAGGAGATGGTCTCCACCTACGTCGACGCGATCCGCGCCAAGCAACCGCACGGCCCCTACGCCGTCGCCGGATACTCCTACGGCGGAGCCGTCGCCTTCGAGATCGCCAAGGTCCTGGAGGCGCAGGGCGAGCGCGTCGACTTCGTCGGCAGCTTCAACCTGCCCCCGCACATCAAGTACCGCATGAACGAACTGGACTTCGTCGAGACCGCCGCCAACCTCGCCTTCTTCCTCGCCCTCATCGACAAGAAGCAGTCCCTCGACCTGCCCGGACAACTGCGCCACCTCACCCGCGAGGAGCAGCTCGCGCGCTTCATCGACCTCGCGCCGCCGGCCCGGCTCGCCGAACTCGACCTCACCCTGGAGAAGTTCACGGCCTGGGCCACCCTCGCCGACGGGCTCACCGACCTGGGCCGCACCTACGCGCCCAGTGGCTCGGTGCGCACCATGTCCGTCTTCTACGCGATCCCGCTGCGCGGCACCAAGGAGGACTGGCTGAACAACGAGCTGAGCCGCTGGGACGAGCACTGCCCCGACGTCCGCTACCTCGACGTCCCCGGCGAGCACTACACGCTGATGGGCCCGCACCACGTCGCCGTCTTCCAGTCGGTCCTGCGCAGGGAACTCGACCGCGCGCTCGGCGACGCCGGCTGA
- a CDS encoding response regulator transcription factor, producing MSQRAPELPVLANAGKSWRVLVVENDVQYAESLIHGLRRHGHEVTAVERGGTALQVYGDADLVLIDLELPDLDGLEVCRAIRTVSDIPIIALTARGTELDRVLGLQAGADDYMVKPYGFRELMARMQAVMRRARPVPRTADVISHGPLTIDAGSREVSLYGRPVVVTRKEFDLLHLLASHPGSVIPRNRLMQQVWGDSWSRRTVDTHVSSLRSKLGASDWIITIRGVGFRLGNG from the coding sequence ATGAGTCAGCGTGCTCCGGAACTGCCGGTTCTGGCGAATGCCGGGAAGTCGTGGCGGGTTCTCGTGGTGGAAAACGATGTCCAATACGCGGAGTCCTTGATCCATGGATTGCGCCGCCACGGCCATGAGGTGACCGCGGTCGAACGGGGCGGCACGGCCCTCCAGGTCTACGGGGACGCCGACCTCGTCCTCATCGACCTGGAACTGCCCGACCTGGACGGGCTGGAGGTCTGCCGGGCCATCAGGACCGTCTCCGACATCCCGATCATCGCCCTCACCGCCCGCGGCACCGAACTGGACCGCGTCCTGGGCCTCCAGGCCGGGGCGGACGACTACATGGTCAAGCCGTACGGCTTCCGGGAACTGATGGCGCGGATGCAGGCGGTGATGCGACGGGCCCGGCCCGTACCGCGGACCGCCGACGTCATTTCGCACGGGCCCCTCACCATCGACGCCGGCTCCCGCGAGGTGAGCCTCTACGGAAGGCCCGTGGTCGTCACCCGGAAGGAATTCGATCTCCTGCATCTCCTCGCCTCCCACCCGGGAAGTGTCATTCCGCGAAATCGGCTCATGCAGCAGGTATGGGGCGATTCCTGGTCGCGGCGGACCGTCGACACACATGTCAGCAGTCTGCGCAGCAAACTGGGTGCGAGTGACTGGATCATCACCATCAGGGGAGTCGGGTTCAGGCTCGGCAACGGATGA
- a CDS encoding TetR/AcrR family transcriptional regulator: MARMPSAERRRQLTEAAIRAMARDGVARTTTRSIAAEAEVSLSVFHYCFDSKQALIESVITTLTDHSVTVVKDALRPTGAPTSRATLEETVAAGFRAYWDHVRAHPDEHMLTYELTQYALRQPGFEHLARRQYALYAEAYADLIEQLRRDMDLRLQVPVSVLARYLAAMTDGLTLNYLVLGDEEAWTDILETVTAHIAGLVRAG; the protein is encoded by the coding sequence ATGGCACGGATGCCGTCGGCCGAACGGCGCCGGCAGCTCACCGAAGCCGCGATCAGGGCGATGGCCCGGGACGGCGTCGCGAGGACGACGACCCGGTCCATCGCCGCCGAGGCCGAGGTGTCCCTGAGCGTCTTCCACTACTGCTTCGACTCCAAGCAGGCGTTGATCGAGTCCGTCATCACCACCCTCACCGACCACTCGGTGACGGTGGTGAAGGACGCCCTGCGCCCCACGGGCGCCCCCACCTCCAGGGCGACCCTGGAGGAGACCGTCGCGGCCGGGTTCCGCGCCTACTGGGACCATGTCCGGGCCCATCCCGACGAGCACATGCTGACGTACGAACTCACCCAGTACGCCCTGCGCCAGCCCGGTTTCGAGCATCTGGCCCGGCGTCAGTACGCGCTCTACGCCGAGGCCTACGCCGACCTCATAGAGCAGCTCCGGCGTGACATGGACCTCCGCCTCCAGGTACCTGTGTCCGTCCTGGCCCGCTATCTGGCCGCCATGACCGACGGGCTGACCCTGAACTACCTCGTCCTCGGTGACGAGGAGGCGTGGACGGACATCCTGGAGACGGTGACGGCACATATCGCGGGGCTGGTGCGGGCCGGCTGA
- a CDS encoding galactose-binding domain-containing protein: MWPVTWTRRPNRRRRDVTVAALLLLVLATILGPTPSSAATDWWNPTARPAPDSQINVTGEPFKGTDAAGEVRGFVDAHNHLFSNEAFGGRLICGKVFSEAGIADALKDCPEHYPDGTLAIFDYITHGGDGRHDPVGWPTFADWPAYDSMTHQADYYAWVERAWRGGQRVLVNDLVTNGVICSVYFFKDRSCDEMTSIRLQAQLTYDLQAFIDKQYGGTGKGWFRIVTDSAQARSVIEQGKLAVILGVETSEPFGCKQILDIAQCSKADIDKGLDELYDLGVRSMFLCHKFDNALCGVRFDSGGLGTAINVGQFLSSGTFWKTETCTGPQHDNPIGDAASTAEAQLPAGTEVPDYAAGAQCNVRGLTDLGEYAVRGMMKRKMMLEIDHMSVKATGQVLDLFESASYPGVISSHSWMDIDWTERVYALGGFVAQYMHGSEGFGQEAARTKALRDKYGVGYGYGTDFNGVGDHPAPRGATTSNPVKYPFRSVDGGSVIDRQITGSRTWDVNTDGAAHAGLIPDWIEDIRLVAGQGVVDDLFKGAESYLGTWGASERHQAGVNLAKGRTASASSSEWSLFTSYQPGRAADGDGGTRWASDWSDDQWWQVDLGSTHLVSRVTLDWERAYARSYRVELSTDGTTWQTAWSTTAGDGGLDTARFTGTPARYVRVHGLGRGTEWGYSLYEVGVHSA; this comes from the coding sequence ATGTGGCCCGTGACCTGGACCCGCCGCCCGAACCGCAGACGCAGGGACGTCACCGTCGCCGCGCTGCTCCTCCTCGTCCTGGCCACGATCCTCGGCCCCACACCCAGCTCGGCGGCCACCGACTGGTGGAACCCGACCGCCCGGCCCGCCCCCGACTCGCAGATCAACGTGACGGGGGAGCCCTTCAAGGGGACCGACGCGGCGGGCGAGGTACGGGGATTCGTCGACGCCCACAACCACCTGTTCTCCAACGAGGCGTTCGGCGGACGGCTGATCTGCGGCAAGGTGTTCTCCGAGGCCGGGATCGCGGACGCGCTCAAGGACTGTCCCGAGCACTACCCCGACGGCACCCTCGCGATCTTCGACTACATCACCCACGGCGGCGACGGACGGCACGACCCCGTCGGCTGGCCCACCTTCGCCGACTGGCCGGCCTACGACTCGATGACCCACCAGGCCGACTACTACGCCTGGGTGGAGCGCGCCTGGCGCGGCGGCCAGCGGGTGCTCGTCAACGACCTCGTCACCAACGGCGTGATCTGCTCGGTCTACTTCTTCAAGGACCGGAGCTGCGACGAGATGACCTCGATCCGGCTCCAGGCCCAACTGACCTACGACCTCCAGGCGTTCATCGACAAGCAGTACGGCGGCACCGGCAAGGGCTGGTTCCGGATCGTCACCGACAGCGCCCAGGCCCGCTCCGTCATCGAGCAGGGCAAACTCGCCGTCATCCTGGGTGTGGAGACCTCCGAGCCGTTCGGCTGCAAGCAGATCCTCGACATCGCCCAGTGCAGCAAGGCGGACATCGACAAGGGCCTCGACGAGCTGTACGACCTCGGCGTGCGCAGCATGTTCCTGTGCCACAAGTTCGACAACGCGCTGTGCGGCGTCCGCTTCGACTCCGGCGGCCTCGGCACCGCCATCAACGTCGGCCAGTTCCTGTCCAGCGGCACCTTCTGGAAGACCGAGACGTGCACGGGCCCGCAGCACGACAACCCCATCGGCGACGCCGCCTCCACGGCCGAGGCCCAACTGCCCGCCGGTACCGAGGTACCGGACTACGCCGCCGGCGCGCAGTGCAACGTGCGCGGTCTCACCGACCTCGGCGAGTACGCCGTCCGCGGCATGATGAAGCGCAAGATGATGCTCGAGATCGACCATATGAGCGTCAAGGCCACCGGCCAGGTCCTCGACCTCTTCGAGTCCGCCTCCTACCCGGGTGTGATCTCCTCGCACAGTTGGATGGACATCGACTGGACCGAGCGCGTCTACGCTCTCGGCGGCTTCGTCGCCCAGTACATGCACGGCTCCGAGGGCTTCGGCCAGGAGGCCGCCCGCACCAAGGCCCTGCGCGACAAGTACGGCGTCGGCTACGGCTACGGCACCGACTTCAACGGCGTCGGCGACCACCCGGCCCCGCGCGGCGCCACCACCTCGAACCCGGTGAAATACCCCTTCAGGAGCGTCGACGGCGGTTCCGTCATCGACCGGCAGATCACCGGCTCGCGCACCTGGGACGTCAACACCGACGGCGCCGCGCACGCCGGTCTGATCCCCGACTGGATCGAGGACATCCGGCTCGTGGCGGGACAGGGCGTGGTGGACGACCTCTTCAAGGGCGCCGAGTCCTACCTCGGCACCTGGGGCGCCTCCGAGCGGCACCAGGCCGGGGTGAACCTCGCCAAGGGCCGTACGGCGTCGGCGAGTTCCTCGGAGTGGAGCCTGTTCACCAGCTACCAGCCGGGGCGGGCCGCCGACGGCGACGGCGGCACCCGCTGGGCCAGCGACTGGAGCGACGACCAGTGGTGGCAGGTCGACCTCGGCTCCACCCACCTGGTCTCCCGTGTCACCCTCGACTGGGAGCGCGCCTACGCCAGGTCGTACCGCGTGGAGCTGTCCACCGACGGCACCACCTGGCAGACCGCCTGGTCCACCACGGCCGGTGACGGCGGCCTGGACACGGCCCGCTTCACCGGCACCCCGGCCCGCTACGTCCGGGTGCACGGACTCGGCCGCGGCACCGAGTGGGGATACTCGCTGTACGAAGTGGGCGTGCACAGCGCCTGA
- a CDS encoding TIGR01777 family oxidoreductase, protein MKIVIPGGTGQVGTVLRRALTAAGHEVVVLSRRPSGPGERAWDGRTPGAWTAEIDGSDVVVNLAGRSVSCRYTPANLKAMMDSRVESARVVGEAIAAAARPPALWLQMSTATVYTHRFDAPNDEATGEIGGSEPGVPGYWSYSVDIATAWEREVEKADTPRTRTVALRSAMVMSPDPGGVFDVLSRLARLGLGGPVAGGAQYVSWIHDHDFVRAVEFLIAREDLTGPVNLAAPAPLPQRGFMRALRSAWGVPVGLPATRWMAEVGAFALRSDTELLLKSRRVVPGRLLAEGFSFEHPEWPEAAGDLVRRARRERRS, encoded by the coding sequence ATGAAGATCGTCATACCGGGCGGGACCGGACAGGTGGGCACGGTGCTGCGGCGCGCCCTGACCGCGGCGGGCCACGAGGTCGTGGTCCTGAGCAGACGGCCCTCGGGACCGGGCGAACGGGCCTGGGACGGCCGCACGCCGGGCGCCTGGACGGCGGAGATCGACGGCAGCGACGTCGTCGTCAACCTGGCGGGCCGCAGCGTCAGTTGCCGCTACACCCCCGCCAACCTCAAGGCGATGATGGACTCCCGGGTGGAGTCGGCCCGGGTGGTGGGCGAGGCGATCGCCGCCGCCGCGCGGCCCCCGGCGCTCTGGCTCCAGATGAGCACGGCCACCGTCTACACCCACCGCTTCGACGCCCCCAACGACGAGGCGACCGGCGAGATCGGCGGCTCCGAGCCCGGCGTCCCCGGCTACTGGAGCTACAGCGTCGACATCGCCACCGCCTGGGAGCGGGAGGTGGAGAAGGCGGACACCCCGCGCACCCGCACGGTGGCGCTGCGCTCCGCCATGGTGATGAGCCCCGACCCGGGCGGTGTGTTCGACGTGCTGTCCCGGCTGGCCCGGCTCGGGCTCGGCGGTCCGGTCGCGGGCGGCGCGCAGTACGTGTCCTGGATCCACGACCACGACTTCGTGCGCGCCGTTGAGTTCCTGATCGCCCGCGAGGACCTGACGGGCCCGGTGAACCTGGCCGCCCCGGCCCCGCTGCCGCAGCGCGGGTTCATGCGCGCGCTGCGCTCCGCGTGGGGCGTGCCGGTGGGGCTGCCCGCCACCCGATGGATGGCCGAGGTCGGCGCGTTCGCGCTGCGCTCGGACACCGAACTGCTCCTCAAGAGCCGCCGGGTCGTCCCCGGCCGGCTGCTCGCCGAGGGCTTCTCCTTCGAGCACCCCGAGTGGCCGGAGGCGGCCGGCGACCTCGTGCGCCGGGCACGGCGGGAGCGCCGCTCCTGA
- a CDS encoding MFS transporter, producing the protein MIKGSAPGRISGLAGDSGPERVLIAASFVNRVGNGLFNAASALYFTLVVGLPAAHVGAALTIAGLTGLLAGIPGGQLADRHGARLIMTAALTVQALSMAALVLVESWAALTVVATADQIAAAAGGAAWGALVARVGGERPARFRAKLRTFVNLGVILGTAGAGTAVALDTRAAYVALILGNAASFALCAALLLLLPRYPVLPAPERRRRWLAFSDRPFLTFTALYGAMGLQYPVVSLLLPIWISEHTEAPRWTVAALFAVNSAFCVLLQTRIGSRVETLRDGGGAFRAAGLLFLLSCPMMALAAHTPVWAAVGLVVAAVFVHSLGEVWESSAGFALGFGLAPDHAQGQYQGVLGLGFSAGQALAPVILTTVVLGLGTAGWLLLAVFFAALGTAGPPLARWGARTRPGPDVTTEAEARTTS; encoded by the coding sequence ATGATCAAGGGGAGCGCGCCAGGCCGGATATCCGGCCTGGCGGGGGACAGCGGGCCGGAGCGCGTGCTGATCGCCGCCAGTTTCGTCAACCGGGTCGGCAACGGCCTGTTCAACGCCGCGTCGGCGCTCTACTTCACCCTGGTCGTGGGCCTGCCCGCCGCGCACGTCGGCGCCGCCCTCACCATCGCCGGGCTGACCGGCCTGCTCGCGGGCATCCCCGGCGGACAGCTCGCCGACCGGCACGGGGCGCGCCTGATCATGACGGCGGCCCTGACCGTCCAGGCACTGTCGATGGCGGCGCTCGTCCTCGTGGAGAGCTGGGCGGCGCTCACCGTCGTCGCGACGGCCGACCAGATCGCCGCGGCGGCCGGCGGGGCGGCCTGGGGCGCCCTGGTGGCCCGGGTCGGCGGCGAACGCCCGGCACGGTTCCGGGCGAAGCTGCGCACCTTCGTCAACCTGGGCGTGATCCTCGGCACGGCCGGTGCCGGGACGGCGGTGGCCCTGGACACCCGGGCCGCCTATGTCGCGCTGATCCTCGGCAACGCGGCGAGCTTCGCCCTGTGCGCGGCACTCCTCCTGCTGCTGCCCCGCTACCCGGTGCTCCCGGCCCCGGAGCGGAGGCGCCGCTGGCTCGCCTTCTCCGACCGGCCGTTCCTGACGTTCACCGCCCTCTACGGGGCGATGGGGCTCCAGTACCCGGTGGTGTCCCTGCTGCTGCCGATCTGGATCTCCGAGCACACGGAGGCGCCGCGCTGGACGGTGGCGGCGCTGTTCGCCGTCAACTCCGCCTTCTGCGTGCTCCTCCAGACCAGGATCGGCTCCCGGGTCGAGACCCTCCGCGACGGCGGCGGCGCCTTCCGCGCCGCGGGCCTGCTCTTCCTGCTGAGCTGCCCGATGATGGCCCTGGCGGCCCACACCCCGGTCTGGGCGGCGGTCGGGCTGGTCGTCGCGGCGGTCTTCGTGCACAGCCTGGGCGAGGTCTGGGAGTCCTCGGCGGGCTTCGCCCTCGGCTTCGGCCTCGCCCCCGACCACGCCCAGGGCCAGTACCAGGGCGTCCTCGGCCTCGGCTTCTCCGCGGGCCAGGCCCTGGCCCCGGTCATCCTCACCACGGTCGTCCTCGGCCTCGGCACGGCGGGCTGGCTGCTGCTGGCGGTGTTCTTCGCGGCCTTGGGCACGGCGGGCCCACCCCTGGCCCGCTGGGGAGCCCGGACCCGGCCCGGGCCCGATGTCACCACGGAAGCGGAGGCGAGGACGACGAGTTGA
- a CDS encoding dipeptide ABC transporter ATP-binding protein, with product MSLLDVQGLHVSFGALHAVRDVSLTLDPGECLALVGESGSGKSVTARALAGLAGRGARVTADSLAFDGTDLRTLGEPAWRSLRGRRIGLVLQDALGSLDPLRRVGDEIAEPLRTHRLLPRADIPGRALSLLADVGVPEPGRRARQYPHELSGGLRQRALIASAVAAEPDLLIADEPTTALDVTVQAQVLALLDTLRGRGTALLLISHDLSVVAGLADRVAVMYGGRVVEQGPTGRVLGTPRHPYTRALLDAVPATHTKGTRLSSPRPPGTPAGPEGCAYAARCPWADDDCRTTLPERDAYGSVCHHPRTSPAGPAPATAAPAASGTERAVGAPLLVAEHLTKRYRAPDGTAYDAVRDVSLTLHGGETLGIVGESGSGKTTVARILLGLTEPDTGTVRFHGTPWTGVPERRRRPLRPRVQAVQQDPLGSFDPRYDVERVLGEAIALTAVRGRRERRARAAALLDQVGLPASVLRRRPRELSGGQRQRVAIARALAPAPDVVVCDEPVSALDVSVQAQILDLLDDLRRETGVTLLFISHDLGVVHHISDRVLVMKDGSVIESGDVRTVFEHPTEPYTRRLLAAVPGAPFTPAPTPVILSSSAPPPP from the coding sequence ATGAGCCTCCTCGACGTCCAAGGACTGCACGTCTCCTTCGGCGCCCTGCACGCCGTCCGTGACGTCTCCCTCACCCTCGACCCCGGCGAATGCCTCGCCCTGGTCGGCGAGTCGGGCTCCGGCAAGAGCGTCACCGCCCGCGCCCTCGCCGGACTGGCCGGGCGCGGCGCGCGGGTCACCGCCGACTCCCTCGCCTTCGACGGCACCGACCTGCGCACCCTCGGGGAACCGGCGTGGCGGTCCCTGCGCGGGCGGCGCATCGGGCTCGTCCTCCAGGACGCCCTGGGCTCCCTGGACCCGCTGCGCCGCGTCGGCGACGAGATCGCCGAACCCCTGCGCACCCACCGTCTGCTGCCCCGCGCCGACATCCCGGGCCGCGCCCTGTCCCTCCTGGCGGACGTCGGCGTCCCCGAGCCCGGACGGCGGGCCCGGCAGTACCCGCACGAACTCTCCGGCGGGCTGCGGCAACGCGCCCTCATCGCCTCGGCCGTCGCCGCCGAACCCGATCTGCTGATCGCCGACGAACCGACCACCGCCCTCGACGTCACCGTCCAGGCCCAGGTCCTCGCACTCCTCGACACGCTCCGCGGCCGCGGCACCGCCCTGCTGCTGATCAGCCACGACCTGTCGGTGGTGGCCGGCCTCGCCGACCGGGTGGCCGTCATGTACGGCGGACGCGTCGTCGAACAGGGCCCCACCGGCCGGGTCCTGGGCACCCCGCGCCACCCCTACACCCGCGCTCTGCTGGACGCCGTACCCGCCACCCACACCAAGGGCACCCGGCTCTCCTCGCCCCGGCCGCCCGGCACCCCGGCGGGACCGGAGGGCTGCGCCTACGCCGCCCGCTGCCCCTGGGCGGACGACGACTGCCGCACCACGCTGCCCGAGCGCGACGCGTACGGCAGCGTCTGCCACCACCCGCGGACGTCCCCCGCCGGACCCGCCCCCGCGACCGCCGCCCCGGCCGCCTCCGGCACCGAACGGGCCGTCGGAGCACCCCTGTTGGTGGCCGAACACCTCACCAAGCGCTACCGGGCCCCCGACGGCACCGCCTACGACGCCGTGCGCGACGTGTCCCTGACCCTCCACGGCGGCGAGACGCTCGGCATCGTCGGGGAGTCCGGCTCCGGCAAGACCACGGTCGCCCGCATTCTGCTCGGCCTGACCGAACCGGACACGGGAACCGTCCGCTTCCACGGCACGCCGTGGACCGGGGTGCCCGAGAGGCGGCGCCGGCCGCTGCGCCCGCGCGTCCAGGCCGTGCAGCAGGACCCGCTCGGCTCCTTCGATCCCCGTTACGACGTCGAACGCGTCCTGGGGGAGGCGATCGCGCTCACCGCGGTACGGGGGCGGCGCGAGCGGCGTGCCAGGGCGGCGGCCCTGCTCGACCAGGTCGGGCTGCCGGCCTCGGTGCTGCGCCGGCGCCCACGGGAACTCTCGGGCGGACAGCGCCAGCGCGTGGCCATCGCCCGCGCGCTGGCACCGGCCCCCGATGTCGTGGTGTGCGACGAACCGGTGTCCGCGCTGGACGTCTCGGTGCAGGCGCAGATCCTCGACCTGCTCGACGACCTGCGCCGCGAGACGGGCGTGACGCTGCTGTTCATCTCCCACGACCTGGGGGTGGTCCACCACATCAGCGACCGCGTCCTGGTGATGAAGGACGGCTCCGTGATCGAGTCCGGCGACGTCCGCACGGTCTTCGAACACCCCACCGAGCCCTACACCCGACGCCTCCTGGCGGCGGTCCCGGGCGCCCCGTTCACCCCGGCACCGACCCCGGTCATCCTGTCGTCCTCGGCCCCGCCGCCGCCGTGA